In Sphingomonas sp. M1-B02, the sequence CTCGGACGCGCCCTTCCAAAAGATCGCGCTGCCGGTGCGGGCGAAACCGATAATGCCGATCAGCGTGGTGCCGAGGATCGTCGCCCAGATCCAGGGGGTCGCATCATAGCCGAAGCTGGTGCGCAGGATCAGCAGCTTGCCGATGAAGCCCGACAGCGGCGGAAGGCCGGCGAGCGCGATCGCCGCGAGCATGAACAGTCCCGCCAGCCCCTCCTGGTCGCGGAAGCGAGGAGAGGGGGTCGCGTTGCAGCCATAGGTGCCGCGCCTCCGATCGAGCGTATCGGCGATCAGGAACAGCGAAGCGCCCGCCAGGATCGAATGCGGCAGATAATATAGCGCGGCGGCCATTGCATCTTGGGTCCACATCGACACCGCGACGATCAGGACGGAGGTGGAGCCGACGGTGGCGTAAGCCGCCTGCTCGCGGACATCGCGCGCGACGAAGATGCCGGCAAAGCCGAGCCAGGCCGAGACCAAGGCGGCGGGCAACAGCCAAGGCGCCGGCACCCAGGCGGCGGCGCCTGCATCGTCTCCGAAGACCAACGGTACGACCCGGATGATCGAATAGACCCCGACCTTGGTCATGATCGCAAACAAAGCGGCGACCGCGGGCGCGGTCACCGCATAGCTGCGCGGCAGCCAAAGATGTAGCGGGGCCAGCGCGGCCTTCAGCGCGAAGACCGCGACAAGCAGCAGCGCAGCGGCGCGCAGCAGGCCCTGGTCGCCGGGCGGCAAGGTGGCGACGCGGACCGCCATATCGGCCATGTTGAGCGTGCCGGTCAGCCCGTACAGCATGCCCAGCGCGACCAGGAACAGCGTCGAACCGACGACGTTGACGATGACATATTGGACCCCCGCCTTGAACCGCGCGGCGCCCTGGCCGTGCAGCATCAGTCCGTAAGAGGCGATCAACAGCACCTCGAAGAAAACGAACAGGTTGAAGAGGTCGCCGGTGAGGAAGGCGCCGTTGAGCCCGAGCAGCTGGAACTGGAACATCGGATGGAAATGCCATCCCTTGCGATCGAGCCCGGTCAGCACCGCGTGGAGCATCACCAGCGTCGCCAGGATCGCGGCGAGCACGAGCATGATCGTCGTCAGCCGATCGACCACCAGGACGATCCCGAAGGGCGGGGGCCAGGCGCCGAGCGCGTAGACGCGGACCGCGCCATCCTGCGCCGTGAAGAAAAGGGCCAGCGCCACCGCCAGCATCGCCAGGCAGCCCGCCACCGACAGGCCCACGCCAACGATCCGCCGCCGCCGCATCGCGAGCAGCGCCAGCGGTGCGACGATCGCCGGGATCAGGACGGGCAGCATGGCGAGGTGGAAGGGCGTCATCCGCGATGCGCCTCGTCTTCGTCGCGCTCGGTGTCGGCGACGCCGTCGACCTGATCCGAGCCGATTTCGAGATAGCTGCGCAGTGCGAGCGTCACGACCAAGGCGGTCATCCCGAAAGTTATGATGATCGCGGTGAGCACCAGCGCCTGGGGCAGGGGATCGGTGTACGTCGTCGCCGTCTTCGACCAGATCGGCGGGCTGCCGACCACCAGCCGGCCCATCGCGAACAGGAAGACGTTGATCGCATAGGAAAGAAAGGTCAGCCCGAGCACGACCTGGAAGGTGCGTGCGCGCAGGCAAAGATAGATGCCACCCGCGGTCAGCACCGCGATCGCGCTCGCGACGAGGAGCTCCATGCTCATGCCGACTCCTCCGTCTCGGAGGCGACCGCGGCGGCGTGGCTGCGCGCGGCGCGCTGGGCGACGTGGCTGAGCTGCGCCAGCGCCATCATCACTGCGCCGACCACCACCGACGCCACCCCCAGGTCGAACAAGGATGCCGTAGCGAGCTCGAACTCGCCGATCAGCGGCAAGTGAAAATAGCCGTAGGCGCTGGTGAACAGGGGCCGGCCGAAGAGGAGGGATCCCGCACCCGTCGCCACTGCGATCAGCACGCCATAGGCGATCAGCCGATGCTCGCCGATTTTCCGTCGCCGATCGGTCCAGTCGAATCCCGAGGCGAGATATTGCAACAGGAATGCGATCGAGAAGACCAGCGCCGCGATGAAGCCGCCGCCAGGCTGGTTGTGGCCGCGCAGGAAGATGTAGATGCCCGCGAGCATCGTCAGCGGCAGCAGGATGCGCGTCGAGATGACGAACATCATCGGATGCCGCTCGGGCGAATGGACCATGTCGTCGCGCCAGGCTCGCAGCCTGGCCCCCGCCGCACCCCGCGATGCGGTATTCAGCAGGGCAAAGATTGCCAGCCCGGCGATGCCGAGCACGATGATCTCGCCCAGCGTATCGAATGCGCGGAAATCGACCAGGATCACGTTGACGACATTGGTGCCGCCGCCCCCCGCATAGCTGTTCGCCCAATGATAATCGGAGATCGGGTCGCGGGGCGCGCGGGTCATGATCGCCCAGGCCGCGCCGCCGACCAGCGATCCGCCCGCCAGCGCCAGGATCGCGTCGCGCA encodes:
- a CDS encoding monovalent cation/H+ antiporter subunit D, with translation MTPFHLAMLPVLIPAIVAPLALLAMRRRRIVGVGLSVAGCLAMLAVALALFFTAQDGAVRVYALGAWPPPFGIVLVVDRLTTIMLVLAAILATLVMLHAVLTGLDRKGWHFHPMFQFQLLGLNGAFLTGDLFNLFVFFEVLLIASYGLMLHGQGAARFKAGVQYVIVNVVGSTLFLVALGMLYGLTGTLNMADMAVRVATLPPGDQGLLRAAALLLVAVFALKAALAPLHLWLPRSYAVTAPAVAALFAIMTKVGVYSIIRVVPLVFGDDAGAAAWVPAPWLLPAALVSAWLGFAGIFVARDVREQAAYATVGSTSVLIVAVSMWTQDAMAAALYYLPHSILAGASLFLIADTLDRRRGTYGCNATPSPRFRDQEGLAGLFMLAAIALAGLPPLSGFIGKLLILRTSFGYDATPWIWATILGTTLIGIIGFARTGSAIFWKGASEHGDAVCRDRSKRRGDLIAPAALLTLLAALTLGAGWVTAQTQAAAAQIFAPERYIEAVLGKGAVR
- a CDS encoding Na+/H+ antiporter subunit C, encoding MSMELLVASAIAVLTAGGIYLCLRARTFQVVLGLTFLSYAINVFLFAMGRLVVGSPPIWSKTATTYTDPLPQALVLTAIIITFGMTALVVTLALRSYLEIGSDQVDGVADTERDEDEAHRG